The following coding sequences lie in one Apium graveolens cultivar Ventura chromosome 3, ASM990537v1, whole genome shotgun sequence genomic window:
- the LOC141710788 gene encoding CENP-B homolog protein 2-like, whose protein sequence is MIEWYTTDTYNINFVLQYTPMSSHHLKGVKKSAITDKIRSAICEYKKENPGVSQKDLQAWVHQKYDLDISQSTISNTLKRASEYLSDERKQSDVKKHKSAKYPELEKVLFEWFLQRQDKVNMSGEIIQEKGKELMKKMYGESNSDFSFSSGWLERFKARYGIKSYRRFGESGSVMMENIENALPGIRSKLDQFQLKDIYNMDETGLFYRLEADHSLATKQLEGRKKDKERITVVVCCNGDGSDKVPLWIIGKYANPRCFKNVNINNLNCVYRFNKKAWMTGLLFQEFVTWFDSKMNGRKVLLIVDNCPAHPKIVEGLRNTELFFLPPNTTSKIQPCDAGIIRAFKVHYRRRLYSSMLQSLEVNATNPEKVNILNAISFANMAWNIDVKTTTIANCFRHCKIRSEENDEQELGEINEGVEGLNEVISNLRYRNVMDVEHLLNYPNENDAVMESPTDEEIIESVMSTDEGTDPEPDDSNVIPSVSSKEAFQALTTLNNYLLQHEQNIPGVIFALHKVKDEINFGFGGKKKQATIDSYFNKN, encoded by the coding sequence ATGATAGAATGGTACACTACAGACACATACAATATCAACTTTGTTTTACAGTATACACCAATGTCTTCGCATCATCTAAAAGGAGTGAAAAAATCAGCAATCACAGATAAGATAAGGAGTGCTATTTGTGAATATAAAAAGGAGAATCCAGGTGTAAGCCAGAAAGATTTACAAGCATGGGTACATCAAAAATATGACTTAGATATCAGTCAATCAACTATATCAAACACACTCAAGAGAGCCTCGGAATACTTGTCCGACGAGAGGAAACAAAGTGATGTCAAAAAACACAAATCAGCAAAATATCCAGAGTTAGAGAAAGTTTTGTTTGAGTGGTTTCTTCAAAGGCAAGATAAAGTTAATATGTCTGGAGAAATCATTCAAGAAAAAGGAAAGGAGCTAATGAAGAAAATGTATGGGGAAAGTAATTCCGATTTTAGCTTTTCCAGTGGATGGTTAGAACGTTTCAAGGCAAGATATGGAATCAAATCTTATCGGCGTTTTGGTGAAAGTGGTTCAGTGATGATGGAGAACATTGAAAATGCATTGCCAGGCATCCGATCAAAATTGGATCAATTTCAGTTGAAAGATATTTATAACATGGATGAAACGGGATTATTCTATCGACTTGAAGCTGACCATTCACTAGCTACCAAACAGCTAGAGGGCCGCAAAAAAGATAAAGAGAGAATCACTGTAGTTGTGTGTTGCAACGGTGATGGGTCTGACAAAGTTCCACTTTGGATCATTGGTAAGTACGCCAATCCTAGGTGCTTTAAAAATGTGAATATAAACAATCTTAATTGTGTGTATCGTTTTAACAAGAAGGCTTGGATGACTGGCTTGCTTTTTCAAGAATTTGTTACTTGGTTTGATAGTAAAATGAATGGCAGGAAGGTACTTTTGATTGTTGACAATTGTCCTGCTCATCCAAAAATAGTTGAAGGCTTGAGAAATACAGAGTTGTTCTTTCTACCTCCTAACACAACATCTAAGATTCAACCATGCGATGCTGGAATTATTCGAGCATTTAAAGTTCACTATCGGCGTCGTCTATATTCTAGCATGTTGCAAAGTCTTGAAGTTAATGCAACAAATCCTGAAAAAGTTAATATCTTGAATGCTATTAGTTTTGCTAACATGGCTTGGAATATTGATGTGAAAACAACCACAATTGCAAATTGTTTTCGGCATTGCAAGATTCGTTcagaagaaaatgatgaacaaGAACTTGGAGAAATAAATGAAGGTGTCGAAGGATTAAATGAAGTTATCTCTAATTTACGATATAGGAATGTGATGGATGTCGAGCATCTCTTAAACTATCCAAACGAGAATGATGCGGTTATGGAATCACCTACGGATGAAGAAATCATTGAGTCGGTAATGAGCACTGATGAAGGGACTGATCCTGAACCCGACGATAGCAATGTCATCCCAAGCGTGTCATCAAAGGAAGCATTTCAAGCACTCACCACTTTGAACAATTACTTGTTACAACACGAGCAAAACATACCAGGAGTTATTTTTGCTTTACATAAAGTCAAGGACGAGATTAATTTTGGCTTTGGTGGAAAGAAGAAACAAGCTACAATAGattcatattttaataagaattaa
- the LOC141712474 gene encoding uncharacterized protein LOC141712474: MKMKRVAFDLSSTGDAKTKSRLQSLMQDYHELQKEVQSSRNKLENMKQRKVTLRAEVRFLRRRYEYLKSSKTMNQEQGKELVQQHNVEDQRKKTVKVQIPNKKEAALRAFPPVYQPNYKRKVYTGNEISLQNKIPSFDPILKGRYDSGKNATRFYSTVSNLNPMGRSYKGKEVVSRQTPITMIDLNKQENAYNGNGLAAVHTPASVLDLTRNEATFSIKQPTEKSKAPIFDLNQRLVEEEEHQDNCEMVKQDKLSDLHLSLCRNVGDNSSRVVKRKISWQDPVALRV, encoded by the exons ATGAAGATGAAAAGGGTTGCTTTTGATTTATCGTCTACTGGGGATGCTAAGACCAAGTCCAGGCTTCAAAGTCTGATGCAAGATTACCATGAACTGCAAAAG GAAGTTCAATCCTCGAGAAACAAGCTGGAAAACATGAAACAGAGGAAAGTGACATTACGAGCTGAAGTACG ATTTTTAAGAAGAAGATACGAGTACCTAAAAAGTAGTAAAACTATGAACCAAGAGCAGGGTAAGGAACTTGTGCAACAGCATAATGTAGAAGATCAAAGGAAAAAAACTGTGAAGGTTCAGATTCCAAATAAGAAAGAGGCTGCTTTAAGAGCCTTTCCCCCGGTTTACCAACCAAACTACAAAAGAAAAGTATATACCGGAAATGAAATTTCTTTGCAGAACAAAATTCCAAGTTTTGATCCAATCCTTAAAGGAAGATATGACAGTGGAAAGAATGCAACTCGCTTTTATTCCACCGTCTCAAATTTAAATCCCATGGGAAGGTCATACAAAGGCAAAGAAGTAGTTTCTCGTCAAACTCCTATAACGATGATTGATTTGAAcaagcaagaaaatgcatataaTGGAAACGGTCTAGCAGCTGTGCATACTCCAGCTTCAGTTCTTGATTTAACTCGAAATGAAGCTACTTTTAGTATCAAACAACCCACTGAGAAAAGTAAAGCTCCCATTTTTGACTTGAACCAGAGACTG GTAGAAGAAGAGGAACACCAGGATAATTGTGAGATGGTGAAGCAAGACAAGCTATCTGATTTGCATTTATCTCTCTGTAGAAATGTGGGAGACAACTCCAGTCGTGTTGTGAAGAGAAAGATTTCATGGCAAGATCCAGTTGCTTTGAGGGTGTAA
- the LOC141712476 gene encoding UPF0057 membrane protein At4g30650-like, with amino-acid sequence MSSGLALFCEIIIAILLPPLGVCLKTGCCSVEFLICLVLTILGYIPGIIYALYAILFTHRDTDRDHYTAVA; translated from the exons ATGAGTTCGGGACTAGCACTCTTCTGCGAAATCATTATTGCCATCTTGCTCCCTCCCCTCGGTGTCTGCCTCAAAACTGGCTGTTGCTCC GTAGAGTTCTTGATATGCTTGGTGCTGACAATATTAGGGTACATCCCTGGGATCATATACGCACTCTACGCTATTCTCTTTACTCACCGTGACACGGATCGTGACCATTACACTGCTGTTGCTTAG